The proteins below come from a single Mesobacillus jeotgali genomic window:
- the speD gene encoding adenosylmethionine decarboxylase — METMGRHVISELWGCDFEKLNDMDFIEQTFVGAALKSGAEIREVAFHKFAPQGVSGVVIISESHLTIHSFPEHGYASIDVYTCGDLNPNIAADYIAEALGAQTRENIEIPRGMGPVHVKQAQAKAL, encoded by the coding sequence ATGGAAACAATGGGTCGTCATGTAATTTCTGAACTTTGGGGTTGCGATTTTGAAAAATTGAATGATATGGATTTTATTGAACAAACTTTTGTTGGAGCAGCATTGAAATCAGGTGCTGAAATCCGCGAGGTGGCTTTCCACAAATTTGCGCCACAAGGTGTAAGCGGAGTTGTCATTATTTCTGAATCTCATTTAACTATTCACAGCTTCCCAGAACACGGGTACGCCAGCATTGATGTATACACTTGCGGCGATCTGAATCCTAACATTGCAGCTGACTATATTGCAGAAGCTCTAGGTGCTCAAACTCGTGAGAATATCGAAATTCCACGCGGCATGGGTCCTGTGCATGTAAAGCAAGCACAAGCTAAAGCTCTATAA
- the hflK gene encoding FtsH protease activity modulator HflK: protein MVSLKQIYVTSGIVVLAIILGISAFTTWYTVDESEQAVILTFGKVEEGISEPGLHFKLPWPIQSVEKLSKETFSLQFGYEEKNGEIKEFPDETKMITGDENIVLADLVVQWKITDPEKYLFNADNPREILYDATSASVRSIIGSSEIDEALTSGKAEIEAEVRDLLSSLIEKYDMGVSVLGVKLQDVELPNEEVRKAFTNVTDARETMNTKINEAKKYQNQKLNEAQGEKDALISRAQGEKAARIERARGDVAVFNKLLVEYKTNPDITRQRLILETLEQVLPGSEIYIMNDDGNTMKYFPIRPLEADKPKSEKEGSEKDNG from the coding sequence ATGGTGAGCTTAAAGCAAATTTACGTGACGAGCGGAATTGTCGTCCTGGCCATTATTTTAGGTATTTCAGCGTTCACGACATGGTATACGGTCGATGAGTCTGAACAGGCTGTCATATTGACGTTTGGAAAAGTGGAGGAAGGTATAAGTGAACCGGGCTTGCACTTCAAGCTGCCTTGGCCAATCCAGAGTGTTGAAAAGCTATCAAAAGAAACGTTCAGCCTTCAGTTTGGTTATGAGGAAAAGAATGGAGAAATTAAGGAATTTCCTGATGAAACTAAAATGATTACTGGTGACGAAAACATCGTCCTTGCCGACCTGGTTGTTCAATGGAAAATAACTGACCCTGAAAAATATTTATTTAACGCAGATAATCCTAGAGAAATCTTATATGATGCTACATCAGCGTCTGTAAGGAGCATTATCGGAAGTTCCGAAATTGATGAAGCATTGACTTCAGGAAAAGCAGAAATCGAAGCGGAAGTCCGTGATTTGTTATCATCACTGATTGAAAAGTACGATATGGGTGTATCCGTCCTTGGTGTAAAGCTCCAGGATGTTGAATTGCCAAATGAAGAAGTGCGCAAGGCTTTTACCAATGTTACAGATGCGCGTGAAACAATGAACACGAAAATAAATGAAGCGAAGAAATACCAAAACCAGAAGCTGAATGAAGCGCAAGGGGAAAAGGATGCGCTTATCTCAAGGGCACAAGGGGAAAAAGCCGCGAGGATCGAACGGGCCAGAGGTGACGTGGCGGTATTCAACAAACTGCTAGTTGAATACAAAACCAATCCGGACATCACAAGACAGCGTTTAATTTTGGAAACACTTGAGCAGGTCTTGCCTGGTTCGGAGATTTACATCATGAATGATGATGGCAACACAATGAAGTATTTCCCGATTCGCCCGCTTGAAGCAGATAAACCTAAGTCAGAGAAGGAAGGCAGTGAAAAGGATAATGGCTGA
- the coaE gene encoding dephospho-CoA kinase (Dephospho-CoA kinase (CoaE) performs the final step in coenzyme A biosynthesis.) translates to MSLVIGLTGGIASGKSTISAMFTDMGMTVIDADIEARLAVEPGEKAYNDIVSQFGTDILDDDTTINRPKLGEIIFNNEEKRLLLNSIVHPAVRERMAQKRAKAEAANEKAVVLDIPLLFESKLTGLVEKIIVVYVDEQTQLERLMKRNGFSEEEASARIKSQMPLKDKVSLADAVIDNSGNIEQSKQQLRDILSEWEILRAE, encoded by the coding sequence ATGTCATTAGTTATCGGATTGACAGGAGGTATAGCAAGCGGAAAAAGCACGATATCCGCCATGTTCACTGACATGGGCATGACTGTTATTGATGCAGATATTGAAGCCAGGCTTGCTGTTGAACCAGGAGAGAAAGCATACAATGATATAGTCAGCCAATTTGGCACGGACATTTTAGATGATGACACCACGATAAATCGTCCTAAATTGGGTGAGATCATTTTTAACAATGAAGAAAAGCGATTGCTGCTCAATTCGATTGTCCACCCAGCCGTAAGGGAGCGGATGGCCCAAAAGAGAGCAAAAGCAGAAGCTGCAAATGAAAAGGCAGTAGTCCTGGACATTCCGCTTCTGTTTGAAAGCAAGCTGACAGGACTCGTAGAAAAAATCATCGTCGTCTATGTGGATGAACAGACTCAGCTGGAAAGGCTGATGAAGCGGAACGGATTCTCGGAAGAAGAAGCCTCTGCGCGCATCAAATCACAAATGCCGCTGAAGGACAAAGTCAGTCTGGCAGACGCAGTCATCGATAACAGTGGCAACATCGAGCAATCGAAGCAGCAGCTGAGGGATATTTTAAGTGAATGGGAAATCTTAAGAGCCGAATAG
- a CDS encoding glyceraldehyde-3-phosphate dehydrogenase, whose amino-acid sequence MKARIAINGFGRIGRMVFRRAILEENLEVVAINASYPAETLAHLIKYDSTHGQFAGEVIPADDHLVVNGKKVKLLSNRNPAELPWKEMKIDIVIEATGKFNSRDKAALHLDAGAKKVILTAPGTNEDITIVMGVNESALNIEKHDIISNASCTTNCLAPVAKVLDDTFGIENGLMTTVHAYTNDQNNIDNPHKDLRRARSCGQSIIPTSTGAAKALSLVLPQLKGKLHGMALRVPTPNVSLVDLVVDLKREVTVDEINDAFYSASKGKLEGVLDITTDPLVSIDFNTNEHSAIIDGLSTMVIGANKVKVLAWYDNEWGYSSRVVDLTKHVAHAMSNSATVKVG is encoded by the coding sequence ATGAAGGCGAGAATTGCGATTAACGGTTTTGGGAGAATTGGAAGAATGGTGTTCAGAAGAGCCATTCTTGAAGAAAATCTTGAGGTTGTTGCGATTAATGCGAGCTATCCAGCTGAAACTTTGGCGCATTTAATAAAATATGATTCCACTCATGGGCAATTTGCTGGAGAAGTCATCCCGGCTGATGATCACCTGGTTGTCAACGGTAAGAAAGTTAAGCTATTAAGCAATCGAAATCCTGCTGAGCTTCCATGGAAGGAAATGAAGATTGATATTGTCATAGAAGCTACAGGGAAATTCAATTCACGTGACAAGGCTGCTCTTCATCTCGATGCTGGTGCAAAGAAAGTGATTTTGACAGCACCTGGTACGAATGAAGATATCACTATTGTCATGGGAGTAAATGAAAGCGCATTAAATATTGAAAAACATGATATCATTTCAAATGCATCATGCACGACAAACTGCCTGGCACCGGTCGCGAAAGTGCTGGATGATACTTTCGGTATCGAAAACGGTTTGATGACGACTGTGCATGCTTATACGAATGACCAGAATAATATCGATAATCCGCACAAGGATCTGCGCAGGGCGCGTTCTTGCGGCCAATCGATCATTCCGACCTCAACTGGAGCAGCAAAGGCACTTTCTCTTGTTCTTCCACAGCTTAAAGGAAAGCTGCATGGCATGGCGCTGAGAGTACCGACACCGAATGTTTCGCTTGTTGACCTGGTTGTCGATCTGAAGCGTGAGGTAACAGTGGATGAAATCAATGATGCATTCTATTCAGCATCTAAAGGTAAGCTCGAAGGCGTTCTTGATATCACGACAGATCCACTTGTTTCAATCGACTTTAACACGAATGAACATTCTGCGATCATTGATGGTTTGTCTACAATGGTCATCGGAGCAAACAAGGTAAAGGTTCTTGCCTGGTATGACAATGAATGGGGTTACTCCAGCAGAGTTGTTGACCTGACAAAGCATGTAGCCCACGCAATGTCTAACTCTGCAACTGTAAAGGTAGGATAA
- the ytaF gene encoding sporulation membrane protein YtaF → MAQTISLLLLAFAVSLDSFSVGLTYGLRKMKIPIKSISVIAVCSAVVLMAAMMIGHFLESFFSPGMAETLGGTVLIVLGGWVLFQFFREDKTELLCHEKIILNLEIKSLGIVINILKKPMTADFDRSGTINGIEAVMLGLALSLDAFGAGVGAAFLGFSPGYLALTVAFMSSLFVYAGMRMGSYFSESGWMQRFSFVPGILLIIIGLMKL, encoded by the coding sequence ATGGCACAAACAATCTCCCTGCTTTTACTTGCATTCGCTGTCAGCCTTGACAGTTTCAGTGTAGGGTTAACGTATGGATTGAGGAAAATGAAGATCCCGATTAAATCAATTTCTGTAATTGCAGTTTGTTCGGCTGTCGTCCTGATGGCAGCGATGATGATCGGGCATTTTCTCGAGAGCTTTTTTTCACCAGGAATGGCAGAGACGCTGGGCGGTACTGTCTTGATCGTTTTAGGCGGATGGGTCTTGTTCCAATTTTTTCGCGAAGACAAAACAGAATTGCTCTGCCACGAAAAAATCATTCTGAATCTAGAAATCAAATCTTTAGGCATCGTTATCAACATTTTGAAAAAGCCAATGACAGCAGATTTTGACCGCTCGGGTACCATCAATGGAATTGAAGCTGTCATGCTCGGGCTTGCCCTGTCGCTTGATGCGTTTGGTGCAGGGGTAGGGGCAGCATTTTTAGGTTTTTCTCCAGGATATCTAGCCTTGACAGTTGCCTTCATGAGTTCTTTATTTGTGTATGCAGGAATGAGGATGGGCAGTTATTTTTCGGAGAGTGGATGGATGCAAAGGTTTTCCTTTGTACCAGGAATTTTATTGATCATAATCGGGCTGATGAAGCTTTAA
- the polA gene encoding DNA polymerase I — translation MSKKLVLIDGNSIAYRAFFALPLLNNEKGIHTNAVYGFTMMLMKILEDEKPTHILVAFDAGKTTFRHKTFSKYKGGRQKTPPELSEQFPFIRELLTAYGISQYELENYEADDIIGTLSLHAEKEGFETKVISGDKDLTQLSSDKTTVSITRKGITDIEEYTPEHIKEKYGLTADQIIDMKGLMGDASDNIPGVPGVGEKTAIKLLKEYGTLENLLNSIDQVCGKKLKEKLEEFRDQAVMSKELATITREAPVSLELSELEYEGAENEKLVKMFKELGFNSLLDKLGAVAEADDAELEDIEFKQLDKIEQNIFAKDNGFYVEVLEDNYHYADIIGFAVVNENGSFYLPVKVALESEEFKKWAEDESSKKTVYDAKRSEVSLRHHGIHLKGADFDVSLASYIINPSESPDDLAAIAKQHGFASVQSDDTVYGKGAKRKIPEESVLGEHLVRKAAVLVSLKEKLEQELWDNDQHDLFSSLEMPLSLVLADMEYQGVKLDMDRLDKMGEEIKGRLAEIETKIFEMAGEQFNINSPKQLGVILFEKLGLPAAKKTKTGYSTSADVLEKLAPKHRIIEEILNYRQLGKLQSTYIEGLQKVVNKETEKVHTRFNQALTATGRLSSTDPNLQNIPIRLEEGRKIRQAFVPSEKGWVIFAADYSQIELRVLAHIAGDEKLIDAFRNDMDIHTKTAMEVFNVGKDEVTSNMRRHAKAVNFGIVYGISDYGLSQSLNITRKEAGEFIDRYLESYPGVKGYMDEIIKDAKAKGYVQTLLHRRRYIPEITARNFNLRSFAERTAMNTPIQGSAADIIKKAMIDMAERLREEGVKTRLLLQVHDELIFEAPEDEIELLKKIVPDVMENAIELKVPLKVDFSYGPTWYDAK, via the coding sequence ATGTCTAAAAAGCTTGTGTTGATAGATGGAAACAGTATTGCATATCGTGCGTTTTTCGCTTTGCCGCTGTTGAACAATGAAAAAGGAATACATACGAATGCAGTTTATGGTTTTACGATGATGCTGATGAAAATTCTCGAGGATGAAAAGCCCACGCATATTCTTGTTGCGTTTGATGCCGGGAAAACGACCTTCAGGCATAAGACCTTCAGCAAATATAAGGGAGGAAGGCAAAAAACTCCGCCGGAGCTTTCGGAGCAGTTTCCGTTTATCCGTGAATTGCTGACGGCCTATGGCATTTCGCAATATGAGCTGGAGAATTATGAAGCTGATGATATTATCGGTACCTTGAGTTTACATGCTGAAAAAGAAGGCTTTGAAACAAAGGTCATTTCAGGTGACAAGGACTTGACACAGCTGAGCTCTGACAAGACCACAGTCAGTATCACAAGAAAAGGGATCACTGATATTGAAGAATATACTCCTGAGCATATCAAGGAAAAATATGGTCTGACAGCCGACCAGATCATTGATATGAAAGGTCTCATGGGTGATGCATCGGATAATATACCTGGGGTTCCTGGTGTAGGTGAAAAGACGGCAATCAAGCTGTTGAAGGAATACGGCACACTTGAAAATCTTTTGAATTCGATTGATCAAGTCTGCGGGAAAAAGCTTAAGGAAAAACTGGAAGAGTTCAGAGACCAGGCAGTCATGAGCAAGGAACTCGCGACCATCACTCGTGAAGCCCCTGTAAGCCTGGAGTTGAGCGAGCTTGAGTATGAAGGCGCAGAGAACGAGAAGCTCGTGAAAATGTTCAAGGAGCTCGGGTTCAATTCCCTTCTGGACAAGCTGGGCGCAGTTGCGGAAGCAGATGATGCAGAGCTTGAAGACATTGAGTTCAAGCAGCTGGATAAAATTGAACAAAATATTTTTGCAAAAGATAATGGCTTTTATGTTGAAGTACTTGAAGATAACTACCATTACGCCGATATCATCGGCTTTGCTGTTGTAAATGAAAACGGCAGCTTCTACCTGCCTGTAAAAGTTGCCCTGGAGTCTGAAGAGTTCAAGAAATGGGCTGAGGATGAGTCTAGCAAAAAAACAGTCTATGATGCGAAACGATCTGAGGTATCACTGCGCCATCATGGCATCCACCTGAAGGGTGCTGACTTCGATGTGTCACTGGCATCCTATATCATCAACCCTTCCGAGTCACCGGACGATCTGGCTGCCATCGCGAAACAGCATGGATTCGCGAGCGTACAGTCAGACGATACTGTCTATGGCAAAGGTGCTAAACGAAAAATTCCGGAGGAGAGCGTCCTAGGAGAGCATCTTGTGCGCAAGGCGGCTGTACTAGTGTCATTAAAAGAAAAGCTTGAGCAGGAGCTGTGGGACAATGATCAGCATGATCTGTTCAGCAGCCTTGAAATGCCATTGTCGCTTGTGCTTGCGGATATGGAATACCAGGGCGTCAAGCTTGATATGGACCGCCTGGATAAAATGGGTGAAGAAATTAAAGGCCGTTTAGCCGAAATTGAAACAAAGATTTTCGAAATGGCAGGAGAACAGTTCAATATCAACTCACCTAAACAATTGGGTGTCATCCTGTTTGAAAAGCTGGGACTGCCTGCTGCGAAAAAGACGAAGACAGGTTATTCTACTTCTGCGGATGTCCTTGAAAAATTGGCGCCTAAGCATAGAATCATTGAAGAAATTCTTAACTACCGCCAGTTGGGAAAGCTGCAATCCACCTATATTGAAGGGTTGCAAAAGGTGGTCAATAAAGAGACGGAAAAAGTCCATACAAGATTCAACCAGGCTTTAACAGCAACTGGAAGATTAAGCTCAACAGACCCTAACCTGCAGAACATCCCAATCAGGCTTGAAGAAGGCCGGAAAATCAGGCAGGCATTCGTTCCTTCAGAAAAAGGCTGGGTCATCTTCGCGGCTGACTATTCGCAAATTGAACTTCGAGTCCTCGCCCATATTGCGGGAGATGAGAAACTGATCGATGCCTTCCGGAACGATATGGATATCCATACGAAGACTGCGATGGAAGTGTTCAATGTAGGGAAAGATGAAGTCACTTCCAATATGCGCCGGCATGCGAAGGCGGTCAACTTTGGAATTGTGTACGGAATCAGCGATTACGGATTATCCCAGAGCCTGAATATCACAAGGAAGGAAGCGGGCGAATTCATTGACCGCTATCTGGAAAGCTATCCAGGAGTGAAGGGGTATATGGACGAAATCATCAAAGATGCAAAAGCTAAGGGCTATGTCCAGACATTATTGCATCGCCGCAGATATATTCCGGAAATTACGGCCCGCAACTTCAACTTGAGAAGTTTTGCGGAACGGACAGCAATGAACACCCCGATCCAGGGCAGTGCCGCAGATATTATTAAAAAGGCAATGATTGATATGGCAGAGAGACTCCGCGAAGAAGGCGTAAAGACAAGATTGCTTCTTCAGGTACATGATGAATTGATTTTTGAAGCACCTGAGGATGAGATCGAACTGCTGAAAAAAATAGTGCCAGATGTCATGGAAAATGCAATTGAATTGAAAGTACCGTTAAAAGTGGACTTTTCATACGGCCCGACCTGGTATGACGCAAAATAG
- the nrdR gene encoding transcriptional regulator NrdR: MKCPTCQNNSTRVLDSRPVDDSRSIRRRRECEACGFRFTTFEKVEEIPLIVVKKEGTREEFNREKLLRGLIKACEKRPVALKELEDLVSEVEKELRSHGVSEVKSEAVGEMVMDRLAKIDEVAYVRFASVYRQFKDINVFIDELKELLKREQS; encoded by the coding sequence ATGAAATGTCCAACTTGCCAAAATAACTCTACCCGGGTTCTTGATTCAAGACCGGTTGACGATAGCCGATCAATTCGACGAAGACGCGAATGCGAAGCTTGCGGATTTCGCTTCACCACATTTGAGAAGGTTGAAGAAATTCCTTTGATTGTCGTAAAAAAAGAAGGTACGCGTGAAGAGTTCAATCGGGAGAAGCTCCTTCGCGGTCTGATTAAAGCTTGTGAAAAGCGGCCAGTCGCTTTAAAAGAACTTGAAGATCTGGTTTCCGAAGTAGAAAAAGAACTTCGCAGCCATGGAGTCTCTGAAGTTAAGAGCGAAGCCGTTGGAGAAATGGTCATGGACAGGCTGGCTAAGATTGATGAAGTCGCCTATGTCCGATTCGCATCAGTTTACCGCCAGTTTAAGGATATCAATGTCTTTATTGATGAATTGAAAGAGTTATTAAAGAGAGAACAATCATAA
- the pnpS gene encoding two-component system histidine kinase PnpS, translated as MTKYRTRLLFALITLIIIVLIGLGLLLGQLFKNYYINSFNERLKIEINLLTSNIEQNGGLASLDNEEISRMSDLLNARITIVDLEGDIQHDTGELSSTKINRHRDIIGDIVEDKPSEQSDLEVGGGFDLHYYWNPLLHDGNKEGYVFLTTKIDELQKAYRQIWWILTISLGMALVVIILLGTRITNRYTKPIESATNVAIELAKGNYRARTYEDHIDETGMLSSSINILARNLQELMKLKESQQDRLTTLIENMGSGLILIDSRGYINLINKPYKEIFNVESAEYLYKLYYEVIEHEEISHMVEEIFMTEQKVRKQVVLPMEIERRHFEVYGVPIIGTNNVWKGILLVFHDITELKKLEQIRKDFVANVSHELKTPITSIKGFSETLLDGAMNDKAALEAFLEIILKESDRLQLLIQELLDLSKIEQQGFRLTIGEVDLIKEANEVIEILKGKAAQKDILLKLGQSGDSAVIEGDADRLKQVLINLVSNAITYTPNGGRVEITLSGQEDSVSVVVKDSGIGIEKSEITRIFERFYRVDRARSRNSGGTGLGLAIVKHIVEAHKGHIEVDSQIGKGTTFTIKLFKKLPQ; from the coding sequence ATGACAAAGTACCGGACTCGTCTCCTATTTGCCCTCATTACCTTGATCATCATCGTGTTGATAGGCCTGGGGCTGCTTTTAGGACAATTATTCAAAAATTATTATATAAATTCATTTAATGAGCGGCTGAAGATTGAAATTAATCTTTTAACCTCCAATATCGAACAAAATGGAGGGCTCGCTTCACTGGATAACGAAGAAATTTCAAGGATGAGCGACCTGCTTAACGCAAGGATTACGATTGTTGATCTTGAGGGTGATATTCAACATGATACGGGAGAACTATCAAGCACTAAAATCAACCGGCACAGGGATATAATTGGCGACATCGTGGAAGACAAACCGTCGGAACAGAGTGACCTTGAGGTGGGTGGGGGCTTTGATCTGCACTATTATTGGAACCCGCTTCTCCATGATGGTAATAAAGAGGGGTATGTATTTTTAACAACAAAGATTGATGAACTGCAGAAGGCTTACCGGCAAATCTGGTGGATTCTGACCATTAGTCTTGGCATGGCTTTGGTTGTGATCATCCTTCTTGGTACAAGAATCACTAACCGCTATACGAAACCAATCGAGTCTGCGACAAATGTGGCGATTGAGCTGGCAAAAGGGAATTATCGGGCCAGAACTTATGAAGATCACATTGACGAAACGGGCATGCTGAGTTCTTCAATTAATATCCTGGCAAGAAATCTTCAGGAACTAATGAAGCTAAAGGAATCCCAGCAGGATAGACTGACGACACTCATTGAGAATATGGGCAGCGGTTTGATTCTGATAGACAGCAGGGGCTATATCAACTTGATCAATAAGCCATACAAGGAAATCTTTAATGTGGAGTCTGCTGAATACCTATACAAGCTTTATTATGAAGTCATTGAGCATGAAGAAATCTCCCATATGGTTGAAGAGATTTTTATGACCGAGCAAAAAGTAAGGAAACAAGTTGTTTTGCCTATGGAAATCGAAAGGCGGCACTTCGAAGTATACGGGGTTCCGATTATCGGTACAAACAATGTCTGGAAGGGAATCCTTCTTGTTTTCCATGACATTACCGAACTGAAAAAATTGGAACAGATTAGGAAGGATTTCGTGGCGAATGTCTCGCATGAGCTAAAGACGCCAATCACCTCGATCAAAGGATTCTCGGAAACGCTTCTGGATGGAGCGATGAATGACAAAGCTGCGCTGGAAGCTTTCCTTGAAATCATTTTAAAAGAAAGTGATCGTCTCCAGTTACTGATCCAGGAATTGCTAGATCTGTCTAAGATCGAGCAGCAAGGCTTCCGGCTGACAATAGGAGAGGTTGATCTTATAAAAGAAGCTAATGAAGTCATCGAAATTTTAAAAGGAAAAGCTGCTCAAAAGGATATCCTCCTGAAACTTGGTCAATCAGGCGATAGCGCGGTTATTGAAGGAGATGCAGACAGGCTGAAGCAAGTGCTGATCAACCTTGTCAGCAATGCCATCACCTACACCCCAAATGGCGGCAGGGTTGAGATTACTTTATCCGGCCAGGAAGATTCTGTCTCCGTTGTGGTCAAGGATTCCGGTATAGGAATTGAAAAAAGTGAAATAACGAGGATATTCGAACGATTTTACCGGGTGGACAGGGCAAGAAGCCGGAACTCCGGAGGAACGGGCCTTGGCCTGGCGATTGTGAAACACATAGTTGAAGCTCATAAAGGACATATCGAAGTCGACAGCCAGATAGGCAAAGGAACAACTTTTACGATCAAGCTTTTTAAAAAGCTGCCTCAATAA
- a CDS encoding response regulator transcription factor, protein MNKKVLVVDDEQSIVTLLKYNLEQAGYSVVTGMDGEEGIRLAADDKPDLMILDLMLPKLDGMEVCKQLRQMRINVPILMLTAKDDEFDKVLGLELGADDYMTKPFSPREVVARVKAILRRTQTQHEPVEEKQEDEGQIRIGELKIMPEFYEAYFMEKLLELTPKEFELLLYLSKNKGRVLTRDQLLSAVWNYDFAGDTRIVDVHISHLREKIEQNTKKPSYIKTIRGLGYKLEEPKGE, encoded by the coding sequence ATGAACAAGAAGGTCTTGGTTGTGGATGATGAACAATCGATTGTGACACTGCTGAAGTATAATCTCGAACAGGCTGGCTATTCAGTGGTAACTGGAATGGACGGTGAAGAAGGGATCCGCCTGGCAGCAGATGATAAGCCGGATTTGATGATTTTGGATCTGATGCTCCCGAAGCTGGATGGCATGGAAGTATGTAAACAACTCAGACAGATGAGAATCAATGTGCCGATCTTGATGCTTACGGCAAAGGATGATGAGTTTGATAAGGTGCTTGGTCTGGAGTTAGGCGCTGATGATTACATGACCAAACCATTCAGTCCGCGTGAGGTTGTAGCGAGGGTAAAAGCGATTCTCCGTAGGACACAGACACAGCATGAACCAGTGGAAGAAAAGCAGGAGGACGAGGGGCAGATCAGAATTGGCGAGCTTAAAATCATGCCGGAATTCTATGAAGCTTACTTTATGGAAAAATTACTTGAACTTACTCCGAAAGAATTCGAATTGCTTCTCTATCTGTCGAAGAATAAAGGACGGGTTCTTACACGTGACCAGTTGCTCAGTGCTGTCTGGAATTATGACTTTGCAGGGGATACAAGAATTGTCGACGTACATATAAGCCATTTGCGTGAAAAAATTGAACAAAACACAAAGAAGCCATCCTATATCAAAACTATTCGAGGCCTTGGTTATAAGCTGGAGGAACCAAAGGGAGAATGA
- the hflC gene encoding protease modulator HflC: MADQNVIDINERSGGSWRKYTKFGIFLVILIALLVFIFTNVFIVKQGEYKVVRQFGEVVRIIDEPGLNYKVPFIQSVTTLPKYQMTYDVSQAEINTMDKKRMLIDNYAIWRIEDPKKMISNARTLEGAESRMEEFIYSVVRSELGKLDYDEIINDEKSSRGSLNDRVTEKVNELLAGGNYGVVVTDVRMKRTDLPEENEMSVFTRMISERESKAQEYLSMGDAQKNRVIAQTDREVKELLAKASADAETIRGEGEGEAAKVYNQTFSKDPEFYSMFRTLESYKKTINGETVIVLPSDSPYARMLMGYTN, from the coding sequence ATGGCTGATCAAAACGTGATTGACATAAATGAACGCAGTGGTGGTTCCTGGCGAAAATATACTAAATTCGGAATTTTCCTGGTCATCCTTATTGCGCTGCTTGTCTTCATTTTCACTAATGTTTTCATCGTGAAACAAGGCGAGTATAAAGTGGTAAGGCAATTTGGAGAGGTTGTCAGGATTATCGATGAACCTGGTTTGAATTACAAAGTCCCGTTTATTCAGAGTGTCACAACTCTGCCTAAATATCAGATGACATATGATGTTTCCCAGGCGGAAATCAACACAATGGATAAAAAGAGAATGTTGATCGACAATTATGCCATTTGGCGAATCGAAGATCCTAAAAAGATGATTAGCAATGCGAGAACGCTAGAGGGTGCAGAGTCGAGAATGGAGGAATTTATCTATTCGGTAGTCCGTTCTGAGCTTGGTAAGCTGGACTATGACGAAATCATCAATGATGAAAAGTCATCCCGCGGATCATTGAATGACAGGGTGACTGAAAAAGTCAATGAGCTGCTCGCTGGCGGTAACTATGGAGTCGTAGTGACAGATGTCCGAATGAAGAGGACCGACCTGCCGGAAGAAAATGAAATGTCTGTATTTACGAGAATGATCTCTGAGCGTGAGTCTAAGGCGCAAGAATATCTATCCATGGGGGATGCCCAGAAAAACAGAGTCATCGCCCAGACGGACAGGGAAGTGAAAGAGCTTCTGGCAAAGGCATCGGCAGACGCTGAAACCATCCGAGGTGAAGGTGAAGGGGAAGCTGCAAAAGTATACAACCAAACGTTCTCCAAGGATCCAGAATTCTATTCGATGTTCCGTACACTGGAATCCTATAAAAAGACAATCAACGGCGAAACCGTCATTGTCCTTCCATCTGATTCACCGTACGCAAGAATGCTGATGGGTTATACAAACTAA
- a CDS encoding MaoC/PaaZ C-terminal domain-containing protein — protein sequence MLLGRKRKLGRKIEEITVGEKLTLTEKIEDKDLLLYLGLTNDANPLYIQHDYASQTPYEKPIVPAIMLNGIITSAVSKYLPGPGSHILKQDIEYVKPVYHYGTVQFFFEVTEVIKSKHNVEITIMGKNEEDETVVTGKLLVCPPYPVQRMDGKALENF from the coding sequence ATGCTGCTTGGAAGAAAACGTAAGCTTGGCAGGAAAATAGAAGAAATCACTGTCGGGGAAAAATTGACCTTAACAGAAAAAATCGAGGACAAAGATCTCCTGTTGTATTTGGGATTGACGAATGATGCGAATCCTTTATATATCCAGCATGATTACGCGTCACAGACACCTTATGAAAAGCCTATTGTCCCAGCAATCATGCTGAATGGAATCATCACTTCAGCTGTTTCAAAATACCTACCAGGACCTGGAAGTCATATTTTGAAGCAGGATATTGAGTATGTTAAACCAGTTTACCATTATGGAACAGTCCAATTCTTTTTTGAAGTAACAGAAGTGATCAAAAGCAAGCATAATGTTGAAATTACAATTATGGGAAAAAATGAAGAGGATGAGACAGTTGTAACGGGGAAACTTCTCGTCTGTCCTCCATACCCAGTCCAGCGTATGGATGGTAAAGCACTAGAAAACTTTTAA